The Fluviispira sanaruensis sequence CATATTTCTTCCCTTTTTCTCCATATTTCAATTTTTGTTTTGCCATAGATGCGTACGTCATCTTTAGACCACCCTTTGATATTCGATTGTATCGAAATTTCGAGATCTTTCGGCATTTCAAAAATGACAGTGCAATTTTTATTACAAACTTTTGCTTTTTCTAAATCTTCAAGGGAATGGGTGTACCAGGGAGATTTATAAGGAGGATCAGCAAAAATGAGATCAAATTTTTCTTGGGAAGAATATGAAGCAAGAAATCTCGTTACATCTGATTTGACAACAGAGTAATCTGATTTGGGAATTTGGAGTGAATCTAAATTCATTTGAATGCAATGGGCGGGTTCATGATTTTTCTCGACAAAAGTGACCTTGCTTGCCCCTCTACTTAATGCCTCTATGCCTAAGGATCCGCTGCCAGAGAAGAGATCGAGCACATTTGATGCGTGTAACTCTTGAGCAAGCATATTAAAAATGCTTTCTTTGACCCGGTCAGATGTTGGACGTGTGATGTCATTTCCTGCGGCTGTTGTTAAATTTCTTCTTTTAAACTTTCCTGCAATAACTCTCATGCAATTAACCTTATTCCATTTGTTCTTCTAGCACTTTATTTAATTTCTCGAAAAGTTTTTTCTGAGAATGGATATCAAAGTGAGTTGTATCTATTTTGTTTACAGGAACTATTCCTCGAATAGATGAAATAATGCCGCAGCCAGTGGCTTCGGCAAGATTCTTCAGATTTAATTCTTTCCAAGTAAAAAGTAAATTTGTTTTTTGCATGCCTTGAATAAGTTTAGATAAAGTGGTTCCTGCGAGGCAACTCCCTTTAAAAGGAGCTGAATTCACATTATTCTTTTCGTCAAACCATATAAAGTTTGCTGTCGTAGATTCTGTAATTAAATTTAAATTATTATAAAAGAGTGCGTCATTATAGCCCTCTTTTTTTGCCATTTCAAGACACATTAAATTATATAAATAAGAACAACTTTTAATGTCGATTAAGCCTTGAGCCCTTAAATCCGGTAGACATTTTAATGAAATACCTTGCATATATTGATCTTGTGAAGGTCCAGCAGTATTTCTGCATATAATTATGACGTTTGGGTTTGGTAAAGTTTCATTCATTCTTTTGATACCAAGATCAAAAGAATTACCACCCGTTACAATAATTCTTAATTGTACTTTATTAGGTTTCGGATCGCTTAAATTATAATTGATTTCTGCGCAATGCTGACACCAATCTTTCAATAAATTTTCATCCGGTATTTTAATAAAGGAACTTTCACAACTGAGCTTCATTCTTTCGAAATGACTTTCCCACGAAATAATTTTATCGCCCTTTACCAGAAGAGTTTCAAAAATGGAATGGCAAAATAAAAAACCACGATCTGAAATAGGAATTTTAGCTTCGTTTATTGGGGTAAATATTCCATTAATACATGAAATTCCATTATGTTGGTTTGACATATTAAATCCTTTTTAGAACATGTAAGACAATTTTTTCTCATATGATTTTAAATAAAATAAAAATTGGAGAGATATTTGGAATGAACACCTTGGGCAGTCGTGAAATAGGAGAAACCCACTCTTTAAAAGTGGATGCTTCTGAAACTCCTTTTAGGCTTCCCTCTATCGTACAAGCCGGAGGGCGTGCTCACCAAGAATTTTTCAGCTTCCTGTTACGTTATTTGTAGGTTCTGCCACATTGTTACAAGAACTGCCCAAGGCTAAAGACATTATGCTTACAAAACAGAAGATCGTCAAGTGGGAAAAAAAAATAGGAACATTCCTACCTGTTTTTGCCTAGAAGTGTCTCATATTTTTACAAAGTGAATAAAGTTTTAACACATAAATACCGACAAAGGGATCATTCCCAATAACTTAAAGCTGAGGAGTTGTTGTGATTGAAGAAAGTGATATTAATTTTGAAGATTTTGAGAAATTAAATATAATTAATAAATTAAGGCAGATAATTGGGAGTTGGTGGAATATTCAATTAAATTTCACAGATGAAAAAGGCGTATTAAAAGGGGTTCCACAAGGAAAATTTTTTAATGCAAAAAATCCAATCTGTAAACTGATTACCGAAAGCGACAAAACATTTCCTGACTGTGTAGATATTGCTTCAAAAACAACAATTGAATCTGAAGAAGCAGAAGCTTATTTATTATCGACTTGTCATGCTGGTTTTAGCACTATGTCATTGCCTTTAAAATTAGGAAAAAAATATTTAGGCTGTATTTTTGCCGATGGTTTTTTAATTGAAGAAACAGTAGACGAACAAAAAGATCGTCTTAGAATGTATTTAAAAAAGCATTTTAATGGAAATACAAAAGAATTGGAAGACTATATTGCCAAACTTCCAGTTTTATCTTTAAAAGAAGTAAGCTATTTAAAAGAACTTCTTGAAGTTGTTCTTGATGAAATATTGAATTTAAGAAAAACAATTTCTGACAACACTGAGAGTTTTCATGCGTTGTCAAATAATTTTAAAACACAGTGGACGTTTGAAAATATAGTTGGAAAAAGTCAAGCTATGCAGAATGTTTTTAAATTATTAGTAAAGATAAAAGAAAGTGAAGCAACAATATTAATAACAGGAGAAAATGGAACAGGGAAAGAAGGTATTGCTAAATCAATTCATGTGAATTCTAAGAGGAAAAATGAAAATTTTATTGTCCAAAATTGTGGGGCAATCAACGATAATCTTCTTGAGACGGAACTTTTTGGTCACGTTAAAGGAGCTTTTACCAATGCAATTAAAGATAAAAAAGGGTTGTTTGAACTTGCCGATAAAGGGACTCTTTTTTTAGATGAAATAGGCGATACATCTCCTTCAATGCAAGTTAAGCTGTTGCGTGTTTTGCAAGAAGGAACATTCTTGCCAGTGGGAGGAAGCGAACAAAAAAAAGTTGATGTAAGAATCCTTGCAGCTACTAATAGAAATTTAGAGCAAATGGTTAAAGAAGGTACTTTTAGAGAAGATTTATATTATAGACTTAATGTTATTAATGTTAAACTTCCTCCTCTTAGAGAAAGAAAAGAAGATATTCCAATTTTAATTTCAAAATTTTTATCAGATTACTCTAAATTAAATAATGTAAATATAAAAAAAATTAACTCTTCTTGTATATATAAAATGGAAAAATATGATTGGCCAGGAAATGTGAGAGAATTGCAAAATGAGGTAGAAAGACTTTGTGTGTTATCGGGAGATGAGAAAGAAATAAAAGATGATCTCCTCTCTGATAGAATATATGGTGTTCACGAAAAAGAAGATATTTTTAAGACCATCAACACAAGTGGGACATTAAAAGACGCTGTAGAAAATCTTGAGAAAACTATGATTTTAACTTTTCTTGAAAATGAAAATTGGAATAAAAGTCGTGCAGCAAAGAAATTGGGTATTAGTAGAGCAAGTTTAATTATGAAATGTGAAAAATATAATTTTGAACGAGTCAGAAAAGAGAGCTAAATATCATTTTCATATAGTTTATTTTCAAGAATATATTGTAGCGATTTTTCATTTTGCGCGTTCAATGAGAATCTATTTTTTGATTTCAACTCATACTTATATGCTTCTTTTTCAGCTTTTATTGTCCCGATTTTTTTATTTTTATATTGAACATCGCTTTTATTAATTAAATGTAATAATAAATTGTATTTAAATTCGTATACATAATGATATAAAAAATTTATAAATTCTATTTCCACAAAAGACTGGTTACCATGTATTTCAACTTCATGGGCTAATGTAGAACCTAATAAGCCCCAATTTTCAAATGCTTCATCACCGATATAAATATTCTTTTTTGGAGAGAAAATCATTCCAGAAGTTAATCCTCTTACGTTCAGGCTCGGATCATAAACAGGCTGCATGGAGTTTTTATTCTTGTCAATCGAGAAAAGTGCCATCGCAAGCAGAATACATTGATTGTTTTTTTCCGGTGCTGTGCTTGGGTATAATACAGGTACTTCTATTAAATTTTCTTGCATAATTTTATATTGATTTTTTTCATTGTAATTCAATATGAGACAATAAAACATAATTGATAAGAATAGTATAAAAGGTACTATTTTAAAAAGAGTATAAAAAATATCGGTTTTATTTGTTTTATTTAATTTCATTTTTTTGTTTAAAATGTCTGCAGAATAGGCAGTCCATATCCTCAAATACATATAAGAAAGATCTATGCCAAAATCTTTATAAATATATCTAAGAAAAATCAAATAATTATAAGATATTAAAAATCTGAGGATCTCATCCTCTGTCTGTTTTATGAACACTTTTATAAGTAAGTGTTTAATTATTAGACACTTAATAATTTCTTTATGGGTAAATATTTTTATGGAAATGAAAAGATTTAATTTAATTTATATCTGTTTTTTTCTCATTATTTTGCAAGAAAATATTTATGCAATGAATAGAGCAGATCTTATAGAGCTTTCTTCGGAAATTGTGCAAATATATGAAAATAAAAAGGAAAAGGTTATTACAGATTTAGATAAAGAGAAAATAGAGCAGAAATTTTATGATATTAAGGAAATAGTTCAAGCGGATTTAAAAAGTGGAAATAAAAATGTCTCTATTGATATTTACTTATTTTTAAAAGGACTTCTCAAAAATGACATCACATCACTGCAATCACTTATCTCAGCGGATAATATCGAAACTTTTGCAAAGGATCTAGCCCAACTGATACATTACTCGGCGGCGCAAAAATTATCATTTGCTCTAAAAGAAAATAGAATTGCTTATAAAACTTCTATCCATATAAAACAAAATACAGACCAAAAAAATTGTCAAGTCTATTGGAATGGAAAACCTTTAGAAAACATTAAACCAATTTTTTTGCCCGTTGGGGTTCCAGTATATATAAGTTTATTTTGTCCCAATAATTTATTTGAAGTTAAATATATTCAATCTTCTGAAACACAAAGAAATTTAACTGTCGTTTTTGATCAATTAAAAAAAATTCAATTTAATAATAAAGATATGATGCCAAATCCTAACAAAAATATTATAAAATTTACATCTTTTAATTTATATAAAAGGAACAATAAAAATCAAATTGATTACTTTAAAGCAAAAGAAAATAATCAAACTGCTCAAACAGAAACAAATGAAAATAACCAATTAGTTCAACAGCTAAATCACACGAAAATAAAAAATATCAATGTGAGTCAAGACAAAAAATCCCGATCTATATTCGCAATTGGCAGCGGTTTTTCTATGATTTATGATTTTGGTTATCTAAGAAAAATAAATGCTTCACAATTTGGCATGTCTAAAGGCCTTATTTTTACATTGGGAATATTTGCCCAGTTTAAAGGCTTTTTATTTTTATTTGATTATGCAAAAATCGATGCTTATAATTCAAAATCACTTGTTTTTATAAATGGGAATTATAATGGAAATAATGCTTATAATTATGAAACTAAAATAAAATATAGCTATTTTAAGCCGTCTTTAGGATATCGCTTTATCCTCAATGATACATTTAAAAATTATAGCATGACTTTAGATGCTTTATTAAATTACTCAAGCTTAATCTCAACGCAAACGGCATCGAGCTCTCAGGGAGTTGGTTTTCAATTTGCTTTTGGCTTATCCAAACAAATTATTGCAAATTTTAATTGGGATTTTAGTCTCGGTAGCGCTTATTCCCTTGGTACGCTAAGAGGATTTCAACTTATTTCTTCCACACGGCTGTCATACTTTTTTTAAAATCTGAATTTTTCTTGACAACTCTATTGCCTACTTCTAATTATTATTCTCATGCGGAGGTGGCGGAATTGGTAGACGCGCTCGTTTCAGGTGCGAGTGATCGCAAGATCTTTGGAGTTCGAGTCTCCTCCTCCGCACCAATTTGCTCCTAAAATTTTCTATCTTCTTTTCTTTCCCTATTTGCATAAATTTTTTAATGTGCCACTTTCTAGGATTGAGACGGCTCATTATCGAAAACGTCTATTTTATTTTTAATTGAGGTAAATTCAATGTCACTTCGTTCACAGGGTCGTAGCGCTTCGCAGCCTCGCCCACTCAAAATTACTCCAAAGTTTTTAAAAAATCCAATGGGTTCCGTACTTGTTGAGTACGGTGAAACACGTGTGTTATGCACTGCAAGCGTTGAAGAATCCGTGCCTAATTGGATGCGTGGCACAAGAGGTCAAGGTTGGGTCACTGCTGAATATTCGTTGCTTCCTGGTTCAACTCACGATCGCACACGGCGTGAGCGTCAACATCTTTCAGGTCGCACACAAGAAATTCAAAGACTTATAGGTCGTTCTCTCCGTTCCGTTGTGGATATGAAGCTATTAGGTGAGCGCACTATCATTCTTGACTGTGATGTGTTGCAAGCAGATGGTGGCACACGCACCGCTGCAATTACGGGTGGATATGTCGCTTTAAAACTTGCAATAGAAGCTCTTATTAAACAGAATAAAATTAAAACGAATCCGTTGCGTGATGCAGTTGCTGCAGTGTCAGTAGGAATTATAGAAGAACAAGTTTACGTCGATCTTGATTATCATGAAGATCAAAAAGCAGATGTCGACTTGAACGTTGTTATGACTGCAAGTGGACAACTTCTCGAAGTTCAGGGGACTGCAGAAAAGCGTCCTTTTAATCGTGATCAATTGAACAAGATGCTTGATCTTGCATCCGATGCTTTGAAAGAAGCTTTTGATGAACAGAATGCAGCATTTGCTTGAGGTCATAGAAAATGGAAACCATAGAAATTAAACCAGAAATCTTCTTAATTGAAAGTCTCACCGAGACTTTTGGTCAAGCGACATTACCTTCCCCGCTTAAAAATTCTTTTCAAACAGGAAACTTTGTTGAGGATGGAAAAGATAGGGTTTTGGTAGATATTTCTTTGGAAGGCCTTCTGAAAGCTTCTCGACCTGATAGCGGAAAAATTGTTTTTCAACCGCCAACATTTGAGTTGGCGGGACCTAGAGAAAAAATATTTTGGAATCCTGAGAATACTAAAGTTGCTATCGTAACATGTGGCGGTCTTGCTCCTGGGTTAAACAATGTTATACAAAATCTAGTTACATTTTTATCTGATCGTTATCGAGTAAAGAATATTTACGGCGTTCCTTATGGATATCAAGGGTTTTCTCATGACCCACAAACCAAACGTTTCGCTTTTGGCTGGCGTCGACTGGATCCTTTCTCTGTTCAAAATATCGATTTTGAGGGAGGAAGTGTGCTTGGTACAGGTAGAGGACATTCAAACCATGTCGCAATTGTTGACGCACTTATGCTCCGTGACATCAATATTTTATTTACGATCGGTGGTGATGGTACATTAGCTGGCGCAAACGCTATTCATGAAGAAATAAAGCGTAGAAAAGTTCCAATTACTTTAATCGGGATACCTAAAACGATCGATAACGATGTTCTTTGGGTCAGTAAAACATTTGGCTTTGAATCTGCTGTTGGTAAGGCTGTGGAAGCACTGCGCTGTGCACAAACGGAAGCACGCTCTGCCTTTCATGGCATAGGTCTCGTCAAAATAATGGGACGAAACTGCGGAGCTCTGACAGCAACAGCTGCTGTGGCTATGAATGATATCGATTTTGTCTTAGTCCCTGAGGTCCCTATTAAATTGGAAGGACCAAATGGATTACTCAATACGATTGTAAAAAAAGTGATTGATAAAGGATATATAACCATTGCGGTTGCTGAAGGTGCCGGACAAGATCTTTTCCCTCCATCCGAAACTGAGAAAGATGCAAGTGGCAATATTAAATTAAAAGATATTGGTAAATTTCTTCAGAAGAAAATTGTTGATGAATTTAAAACAAGAAATATTGAAACCACATTAAAATATATAGACCCAAGCTATATGTTACG is a genomic window containing:
- the rsmD gene encoding 16S rRNA (guanine(966)-N(2))-methyltransferase RsmD, producing the protein MRVIAGKFKRRNLTTAAGNDITRPTSDRVKESIFNMLAQELHASNVLDLFSGSGSLGIEALSRGASKVTFVEKNHEPAHCIQMNLDSLQIPKSDYSVVKSDVTRFLASYSSQEKFDLIFADPPYKSPWYTHSLEDLEKAKVCNKNCTVIFEMPKDLEISIQSNIKGWSKDDVRIYGKTKIEIWRKREEI
- a CDS encoding aminotransferase class IV; its protein translation is MSNQHNGISCINGIFTPINEAKIPISDRGFLFCHSIFETLLVKGDKIISWESHFERMKLSCESSFIKIPDENLLKDWCQHCAEINYNLSDPKPNKVQLRIIVTGGNSFDLGIKRMNETLPNPNVIIICRNTAGPSQDQYMQGISLKCLPDLRAQGLIDIKSCSYLYNLMCLEMAKKEGYNDALFYNNLNLITESTTANFIWFDEKNNVNSAPFKGSCLAGTTLSKLIQGMQKTNLLFTWKELNLKNLAEATGCGIISSIRGIVPVNKIDTTHFDIHSQKKLFEKLNKVLEEQME
- a CDS encoding sigma 54-interacting transcriptional regulator → MIEESDINFEDFEKLNIINKLRQIIGSWWNIQLNFTDEKGVLKGVPQGKFFNAKNPICKLITESDKTFPDCVDIASKTTIESEEAEAYLLSTCHAGFSTMSLPLKLGKKYLGCIFADGFLIEETVDEQKDRLRMYLKKHFNGNTKELEDYIAKLPVLSLKEVSYLKELLEVVLDEILNLRKTISDNTESFHALSNNFKTQWTFENIVGKSQAMQNVFKLLVKIKESEATILITGENGTGKEGIAKSIHVNSKRKNENFIVQNCGAINDNLLETELFGHVKGAFTNAIKDKKGLFELADKGTLFLDEIGDTSPSMQVKLLRVLQEGTFLPVGGSEQKKVDVRILAATNRNLEQMVKEGTFREDLYYRLNVINVKLPPLRERKEDIPILISKFLSDYSKLNNVNIKKINSSCIYKMEKYDWPGNVRELQNEVERLCVLSGDEKEIKDDLLSDRIYGVHEKEDIFKTINTSGTLKDAVENLEKTMILTFLENENWNKSRAAKKLGISRASLIMKCEKYNFERVRKES
- the rph gene encoding ribonuclease PH, translating into MSLRSQGRSASQPRPLKITPKFLKNPMGSVLVEYGETRVLCTASVEESVPNWMRGTRGQGWVTAEYSLLPGSTHDRTRRERQHLSGRTQEIQRLIGRSLRSVVDMKLLGERTIILDCDVLQADGGTRTAAITGGYVALKLAIEALIKQNKIKTNPLRDAVAAVSVGIIEEQVYVDLDYHEDQKADVDLNVVMTASGQLLEVQGTAEKRPFNRDQLNKMLDLASDALKEAFDEQNAAFA
- a CDS encoding ATP-dependent 6-phosphofructokinase, translated to METIEIKPEIFLIESLTETFGQATLPSPLKNSFQTGNFVEDGKDRVLVDISLEGLLKASRPDSGKIVFQPPTFELAGPREKIFWNPENTKVAIVTCGGLAPGLNNVIQNLVTFLSDRYRVKNIYGVPYGYQGFSHDPQTKRFAFGWRRLDPFSVQNIDFEGGSVLGTGRGHSNHVAIVDALMLRDINILFTIGGDGTLAGANAIHEEIKRRKVPITLIGIPKTIDNDVLWVSKTFGFESAVGKAVEALRCAQTEARSAFHGIGLVKIMGRNCGALTATAAVAMNDIDFVLVPEVPIKLEGPNGLLNTIVKKVIDKGYITIAVAEGAGQDLFPPSETEKDASGNIKLKDIGKFLQKKIVDEFKTRNIETTLKYIDPSYMLRSQTTSADDSVFCAKLGQNAVHAAMAGKTGCMIGYAHERFTHVPLAAVAVGKKRLDTNESIWLSVLASTGQPAHWE